One part of the Sphingopyxis sp. PAMC25046 genome encodes these proteins:
- the gyrA gene encoding DNA gyrase subunit A, translating to MQPSDDGVSPINIVDEMKTSYLDYAMSVIVSRALPDVRDGLKPVHRRILYAAQEGGFVPGRPYKKSAKIVGDVMGNYHPHGDSAIYDALARMTQDWSLRVPLIDGQGNFGSMDPDPPASMRYTEARLAKTAMVLLNDLDKDTVDFQPNYDASRDEPTVLPARFPNLLVNGAGGIAVGMATNIPPHNLGEVIDATLAMIDRQLEGGPPVTLEELMAIVPGPDFPTGAMMLGQGGARSAYATGRGSIMMRATHIIEEGRNDRQSIVLTSIPFQVGKSGLVEKIAEAARDKRIEGVADIRDESNREGVRVVIELKRDATAEVVLNQLWRHTPAQSSFPANMLAIRGGRPEMLGLQDILTAFIAFREEVITRRCKFELAKARDRAHILLGLVVAVSNLDEVVRIIRGSPSPAAAREALLAREWPIGEIAPYIRLVEAIEGEMEESATYRLSEVQVKAILDLRLHRLTALGRDEIGKELGELATEIEELLSILADRVKLYGVMREELVAVRDEFATPRKTLVAPAADGIDDEDLIEREEMVVTVTLDGYIKRTPLDTFRAQRRGGKGRAGMATKDEDVVTELFVTSTHTPVLFFSTAGKVYRMKVWRLPEGGPATRGRPMVNLLPLAQGETISTVLPLPEDEAEWGKLHVMFATAKGSVRRNSMDAFTNVPSNGKIAMKFEGDDEDDRLIGVALLDESDDVLLATRQGKAIRFAGDDVREFQSRNSTGVRGMRLADGDAVISLSILHRVGTSSEEREAYLRAAPWKDNENEPTLPGDRMAELAGREQFILTVCANGYGKISSAYEYRRTGRGGQGITNIDNIGRNGPVVASFPATKVHQLMLVTDQAKLIRMGLDSMRVIGRGSAGVRLFDVAKDEHVVSAALIEESDEEDVEGEAGVVPESEAPTEAAPE from the coding sequence ATGCAGCCGTCCGACGACGGCGTTTCGCCGATCAATATCGTCGACGAAATGAAAACATCCTACCTCGATTACGCGATGAGCGTGATCGTCAGCCGCGCGCTCCCCGACGTGCGCGATGGCCTGAAGCCGGTGCACCGCCGCATCCTCTACGCGGCGCAGGAAGGCGGCTTCGTTCCGGGCCGCCCGTACAAGAAATCGGCGAAGATCGTCGGCGACGTGATGGGTAACTATCACCCCCACGGCGACAGCGCGATCTACGACGCGCTCGCGCGTATGACGCAGGACTGGTCGCTGCGCGTGCCGCTGATCGACGGTCAGGGCAATTTCGGCTCGATGGACCCCGATCCGCCGGCATCGATGCGGTACACCGAAGCGCGCCTCGCCAAGACCGCGATGGTGCTGCTCAACGATCTCGACAAGGACACGGTCGACTTCCAGCCCAATTATGACGCGAGCCGCGACGAACCGACGGTGCTCCCGGCGCGCTTCCCGAACCTGCTCGTCAACGGTGCTGGCGGCATCGCGGTCGGCATGGCGACCAATATCCCGCCGCACAACCTCGGCGAAGTGATCGACGCGACGCTCGCCATGATCGACCGCCAGCTCGAAGGCGGGCCGCCGGTCACGCTCGAGGAACTGATGGCGATCGTCCCCGGTCCCGACTTCCCGACCGGCGCGATGATGCTCGGCCAGGGCGGCGCGCGGAGCGCCTATGCGACGGGCCGCGGCTCGATCATGATGCGCGCGACGCACATCATCGAGGAAGGCAGGAACGACCGCCAATCGATTGTTCTGACGTCGATTCCTTTTCAGGTCGGTAAGTCGGGCCTCGTCGAGAAGATCGCCGAGGCGGCGCGCGACAAGCGGATCGAGGGCGTCGCCGACATCCGCGACGAATCGAACCGCGAGGGCGTGCGCGTCGTCATCGAACTGAAGCGCGACGCGACCGCCGAGGTCGTGCTCAACCAGCTCTGGCGCCACACCCCCGCGCAGTCGAGCTTCCCCGCGAACATGCTCGCGATCCGCGGGGGCCGCCCCGAGATGCTTGGGCTGCAGGACATCCTGACCGCCTTCATCGCCTTCCGCGAAGAGGTCATAACGCGCCGCTGCAAATTCGAACTCGCGAAGGCGCGCGACCGTGCGCACATCTTGCTCGGCCTCGTCGTCGCGGTGTCGAACCTCGACGAGGTCGTCCGCATCATCCGCGGTTCGCCCTCACCCGCTGCAGCCCGCGAAGCCCTGCTCGCGCGCGAATGGCCGATCGGCGAGATCGCCCCCTACATCCGCCTCGTCGAAGCGATCGAGGGCGAGATGGAGGAAAGCGCCACCTATCGCCTGTCCGAAGTGCAGGTGAAGGCGATCCTCGATCTTCGCCTCCACCGCCTCACCGCGCTCGGCCGCGACGAAATTGGCAAGGAACTCGGGGAGTTGGCGACCGAAATTGAGGAACTGCTTTCGATCCTCGCCGACCGCGTCAAACTCTATGGCGTGATGCGCGAAGAACTCGTTGCGGTGCGCGACGAATTCGCGACGCCGCGCAAGACGCTCGTCGCACCCGCCGCCGACGGCATCGACGACGAGGATCTGATCGAGCGCGAGGAGATGGTCGTCACCGTCACCCTCGACGGCTATATCAAGCGCACCCCGCTCGACACGTTCCGGGCTCAAAGGCGCGGCGGCAAGGGCCGCGCGGGCATGGCAACCAAGGACGAGGACGTCGTCACCGAACTGTTCGTCACCTCGACGCACACGCCCGTCCTCTTCTTCTCGACCGCGGGCAAGGTCTATCGCATGAAGGTTTGGCGCCTGCCCGAGGGCGGACCCGCGACGCGCGGCCGCCCGATGGTCAACCTGCTGCCGCTCGCGCAGGGCGAAACCATCTCGACCGTCCTCCCGCTTCCCGAGGACGAGGCCGAATGGGGCAAGCTCCACGTCATGTTCGCAACCGCGAAGGGCAGCGTGCGTCGTAACAGCATGGACGCTTTCACCAACGTGCCCTCGAACGGCAAGATCGCGATGAAGTTTGAGGGCGACGACGAAGACGACCGCCTGATCGGCGTCGCGCTGCTCGACGAAAGCGACGATGTGCTGCTCGCGACGCGCCAGGGCAAGGCGATCCGCTTCGCTGGCGACGACGTCCGCGAATTCCAGAGCCGCAATTCGACCGGCGTGCGGGGCATGCGCCTTGCCGATGGCGACGCGGTGATCTCGCTTTCGATCCTCCACCGCGTCGGCACCAGCAGCGAGGAACGCGAAGCCTATCTCCGCGCCGCGCCGTGGAAGGATAACGAGAACGAACCGACGCTACCCGGCGACCGCATGGCCGAACTCGCGGGCCGCGAACAGTTCATCCTCACCGTCTGCGCCAACGGTTATGGCAAGATCTCGTCGGCCTATGAATATCGCCGCACCGGCCGCGGCGGTCAGGGTATCACCAACATCGACAATATCGGCCGCAACGGCCCCGTCGTCGCGAGCTTCCCCGCCACCAAGGTCCATCAGCTCATGCTCGTCACCGACCAGGCGAAGCTCATCCGAATGGGGCTCGATTCGATGCGCGTCATCGGTCGCGGCAGCGCCGGCGTGCGCCTGTTCGACGTCGCCAAGGACGAACATGTCGTCTCGGCGGCGCTGATCGAGGAAAGCGACGAGGAAGACGTCGAAGGCGAGGCGGGCGTAGTGCCCGAATCCGAAGCCCCGACCGAGGCAGCGCCCGAATGA
- a CDS encoding DUF952 domain-containing protein codes for MTASTAFKVLTQQQWADFERERVFRGAPVDIADGYIHLSTAEQLEATIVKYFAGETGLMIAEVDLFLLGDAIRWEPARGGELFPHIYAELPIHAVVSLQKRD; via the coding sequence ATGACCGCATCGACGGCCTTCAAGGTGCTGACTCAGCAGCAATGGGCCGATTTCGAGCGCGAGCGCGTGTTCCGCGGCGCGCCGGTGGATATCGCCGATGGCTATATCCACCTGTCGACCGCCGAGCAGCTCGAGGCGACGATCGTCAAATATTTCGCGGGCGAAACCGGGCTGATGATCGCCGAGGTCGACCTTTTCCTCCTCGGCGATGCCATCCGCTGGGAACCCGCGCGCGGCGGCGAGCTCTTTCCGCATATCTATGCCGAGCTGCCGATCCATGCGGTGGTGAGCCTCCAGAAGCGCGACTGA
- a CDS encoding FAD-dependent oxidoreductase produces the protein MESPETLTFRFENNLVEGAERPAMKRRRVAVLGGGMTGSVLSLHAKRLNAGEITLFERADILGGLHKSPEVDGFPYDIGAFFFSPDHPVFRIFPGLIDHFVEFDLRVRTVTEGGKQDRYPLSISGYRKNHGSLTMLRAGASILWNKWANRTRDTLPAICRYYVGDVIYMGGGLKNYIERLYSLHDHEIDPLFATKRMAKLVDLAGFRNRFATSLRDAWKPRKHAVALARPRAGFQHMYAVIECALTAEGVDVRTEANVQGIEKDERGFLVSTDRKTERFDAVVSTIPVPVTARLIDIPIHQRFETVSLLTLFYSFEGDPGFDAEVMSNFSNSGRWKRMIDFSGPYGRSHELHRISVEIPLAPHSGPVDIQAAHRDFMASAHSLGLLVDGDIELLGHHLTPHAYPIYRTDAVADLERDKQAISDWGILLCGRQGAFDYVSSAAAAANAIAMAERLARDAATALTPSNRWRPSHS, from the coding sequence GTGGAAAGCCCGGAAACGCTGACTTTCAGGTTTGAGAATAATTTGGTGGAAGGCGCAGAGCGGCCCGCAATGAAACGCAGGCGCGTGGCGGTTCTCGGTGGCGGCATGACCGGCAGCGTTCTGTCCCTGCATGCCAAACGCCTGAATGCCGGAGAAATAACGCTTTTTGAGCGCGCCGATATCCTCGGCGGCTTGCACAAAAGCCCTGAGGTGGACGGGTTTCCTTATGATATCGGGGCATTCTTCTTCAGCCCGGATCATCCGGTGTTCAGGATATTTCCCGGGCTGATCGATCATTTCGTCGAGTTCGACCTGCGCGTCCGGACCGTGACGGAAGGGGGAAAGCAGGATCGATATCCCCTCAGCATAAGTGGATATCGAAAGAATCATGGAAGTCTGACCATGCTCCGCGCCGGGGCGAGCATCCTGTGGAACAAGTGGGCGAACCGGACTCGCGATACATTACCCGCAATCTGCCGCTATTATGTCGGCGATGTAATTTACATGGGCGGGGGGCTCAAAAATTATATCGAACGTCTGTATTCGCTGCACGATCATGAGATCGACCCGCTCTTCGCAACCAAGCGAATGGCGAAGCTGGTCGACTTGGCAGGGTTTCGGAACCGGTTTGCAACGAGCTTGCGAGATGCTTGGAAACCGCGAAAACACGCAGTCGCGCTCGCGCGTCCGCGGGCTGGTTTTCAGCATATGTACGCCGTGATCGAGTGCGCGCTGACGGCCGAAGGTGTCGACGTGCGAACGGAAGCCAATGTTCAGGGTATCGAAAAGGACGAGCGCGGCTTTCTCGTATCGACCGATCGCAAGACCGAACGATTCGATGCCGTCGTCTCCACAATCCCGGTTCCCGTGACGGCCCGACTGATCGACATACCAATTCATCAGCGATTTGAAACCGTCAGTCTGCTTACGCTTTTCTATAGTTTTGAAGGCGATCCAGGTTTCGATGCTGAGGTCATGAGCAACTTTTCGAATAGCGGACGGTGGAAACGCATGATCGATTTTTCCGGTCCTTACGGCCGTTCGCACGAATTGCACCGGATTTCCGTCGAGATTCCGCTCGCTCCGCATAGCGGTCCGGTGGACATTCAGGCCGCGCACAGGGATTTTATGGCCAGTGCACACTCGCTCGGCTTGCTTGTTGACGGCGATATCGAGCTTTTGGGCCATCATCTGACACCCCATGCCTATCCCATCTATCGGACGGACGCTGTGGCCGATCTCGAACGCGACAAGCAGGCGATTTCCGATTGGGGCATCCTTCTTTGCGGCAGGCAAGGAGCGTTCGACTACGTATCTTCGGCAGCCGCCGCCGCCAACGCAATTGCGATGGCCGAACGCCTGGCACGGGATGCCGCGACTGCTTTGACGCCTTCCAACCGCTGGCGTCCGTCGCATTCATGA
- a CDS encoding peroxiredoxin, whose protein sequence is MKFLAKFAMAAGLGLSLAAIAPQGIAALQQGATAPDFTLNAARGGKPFNLSLKEALKKGPVVLYFFPAAFTPGCTIEAHLFAEASDDFNKLGARVVGVTAGNIERVAEFSKSECRDKFAVAADPGAKVAAKYDSTMRRPDGTMLSNRTSYVIAPNGTILLSYTDSKPQAHVEKTMAAVRAWKARKR, encoded by the coding sequence ATGAAATTTCTCGCAAAATTCGCGATGGCGGCTGGCCTCGGCCTGTCGCTGGCGGCCATCGCGCCGCAGGGCATCGCGGCGCTTCAGCAAGGGGCGACAGCGCCCGATTTCACGCTGAACGCGGCGCGGGGCGGCAAGCCGTTCAACCTGTCGCTGAAGGAGGCGCTGAAGAAGGGTCCGGTGGTGCTCTATTTCTTCCCCGCAGCCTTCACTCCCGGCTGCACGATCGAGGCGCATCTGTTCGCCGAAGCGAGCGACGACTTCAACAAGCTGGGCGCGCGCGTCGTCGGCGTCACCGCGGGCAATATCGAACGCGTCGCGGAGTTTTCGAAGTCCGAATGCCGCGACAAATTTGCGGTCGCCGCTGATCCGGGCGCGAAGGTCGCCGCGAAATATGATTCGACCATGCGGCGCCCGGACGGGACGATGCTGTCGAACCGAACATCCTATGTCATCGCGCCGAACGGGACGATCCTGCTGAGCTACACCGACAGCAAGCCGCAGGCGCATGTCGAAAAGACGATGGCGGCGGTGCGTGCGTGGAAAGCCCGGAAACGCTGA
- a CDS encoding glycine zipper 2TM domain-containing protein: MFLFKKLALAALIGASTVAALPAEAEARDRHHRHGYYGDRGDYRDYRRDYRRDYRRDYRRDYRRNHYRDRRYYCRRGSGTTGLIVGGAAGALLGREVDRYGDRLPGTIIGGAAGALLGREIDRGGRRC; this comes from the coding sequence ATGTTCCTGTTCAAGAAACTGGCGTTGGCGGCCTTGATCGGCGCTAGCACCGTCGCGGCACTGCCAGCCGAGGCGGAGGCGCGCGACCGCCATCACCGCCATGGCTATTACGGTGATCGCGGTGATTATCGTGATTACCGCCGCGACTATCGTCGTGATTACCGGCGTGACTATCGACGCGATTATCGGCGTAACCATTATCGCGACCGCCGCTACTATTGCCGGCGCGGCAGCGGGACCACGGGGCTGATCGTCGGCGGCGCCGCGGGCGCCCTGCTCGGCCGCGAGGTCGACCGTTATGGCGACCGCCTTCCCGGCACGATCATCGGCGGCGCCGCGGGCGCGCTGCTGGGCCGCGAAATCGATCGCGGCGGCCGCCGCTGCTGA
- a CDS encoding TauD/TfdA family dioxygenase has product MTLTITPSGQACGARVTGVDLTQPLDAETIADIRAAWLNHHVLAFPGQKMSEADLERFTGYFGGFGDDPFIRPIPGHDHIIAVKRTADEKAPLFAENWHSDWSFQARPPAGTCLFGITIPPVGGNTEFANQHAALDAMPADLRARVEGLQAIHSARAGYAPQGMYGAKDKDRSMDIRSGDEALETQLHPFVRDHPETGRKGLFGCAGYIIGFDGLDDTDGLPLLYELIQWQGREEFRYTHVWEPDMLIMWDNRSVLHRATGGYDGYDRLLHRTTIAAWDG; this is encoded by the coding sequence ATGACGCTCACCATCACCCCCAGCGGCCAAGCGTGCGGCGCGCGCGTTACCGGCGTCGACCTCACGCAGCCGCTCGACGCCGAGACGATCGCCGACATCCGCGCTGCATGGCTTAATCATCATGTCCTCGCCTTCCCCGGCCAGAAAATGAGCGAGGCGGATCTTGAGCGTTTTACCGGCTATTTCGGCGGCTTCGGCGACGATCCCTTCATTCGCCCGATCCCCGGTCACGACCATATCATCGCGGTGAAGCGCACAGCCGACGAAAAAGCGCCGCTTTTCGCCGAAAACTGGCACAGCGACTGGAGCTTTCAGGCGCGCCCGCCCGCGGGCACCTGCCTTTTCGGTATCACCATCCCGCCCGTCGGCGGCAACACCGAATTTGCCAACCAGCACGCCGCACTCGACGCGATGCCCGCCGATCTTCGCGCGCGGGTCGAAGGGTTGCAGGCGATCCACAGCGCCCGCGCGGGCTACGCGCCCCAGGGCATGTATGGCGCAAAGGACAAGGATCGCAGCATGGATATCCGCTCGGGCGACGAGGCGCTCGAAACGCAGCTCCACCCCTTCGTCCGCGATCATCCCGAAACGGGCCGCAAGGGCCTCTTCGGCTGCGCGGGCTACATCATCGGCTTCGACGGGCTCGACGATACCGACGGCCTGCCCTTGCTCTACGAACTGATCCAGTGGCAGGGCCGCGAGGAATTTCGTTACACCCATGTCTGGGAGCCCGACATGCTGATCATGTGGGACAATCGCTCGGTCCTCCACCGCGCGACAGGCGGCTACGACGGCTACGACCGCCTGCTCCACCGCACGACGATCGCGGCGTGGGACGGATAA
- a CDS encoding host attachment family protein: MTLPNNSLVLVADGCKALFLRNQGDEQRIDLRTASHRTRDDRKDSDIKTDAAGRSSRPAGAGGFQDTMEEPDFHQQEEDRFARDLAEKVNAMALAGQFDALVVVAPARTMGELRPLWHKEVGARIVGEHVKEMTDRPIPDIEALLVGEAAPPR, translated from the coding sequence ATGACCCTCCCCAATAACAGCCTCGTCCTCGTCGCCGATGGCTGCAAGGCGCTGTTCCTGCGCAATCAGGGCGACGAGCAGCGGATCGACCTGCGCACGGCCTCGCACCGGACACGCGACGATCGCAAGGACAGCGACATCAAGACCGACGCTGCGGGCCGGTCGAGCCGCCCCGCCGGTGCCGGCGGCTTTCAGGACACGATGGAGGAACCCGATTTTCACCAGCAGGAGGAAGACCGCTTCGCGCGCGACCTCGCCGAAAAGGTCAATGCGATGGCGCTAGCCGGCCAGTTCGACGCGCTCGTCGTCGTCGCGCCGGCGCGCACGATGGGCGAGTTGCGCCCGTTATGGCATAAGGAAGTCGGCGCAAGGATCGTCGGCGAGCATGTCAAGGAAATGACCGACCGCCCGATCCCCGACATCGAAGCGCTGCTCGTCGGCGAAGCGGCGCCGCCCCGCTAG
- a CDS encoding lysoplasmalogenase: MNGEQGWDRARWLWWLALFGGVSFMIAVVQRLDGPAIWAWKTSGVAFLALWAAANARERNGGLIAAALGFGALGDWLLDAKGLETGAVAFVVGHIIAITLYLTNRRAATTASQRLLGWLAMPATLVIVWGMLSPAPGWWHAAVYSLFVAAMASAAWTSRFPRYRTGVGAMLFLASDLFIFAGEGAVLSKDVTMWFVWPLYFAGQALIAWGVIASLTVEEK, encoded by the coding sequence ATGAACGGCGAGCAGGGTTGGGATCGGGCGCGGTGGCTGTGGTGGCTGGCGCTGTTCGGCGGCGTCAGTTTCATGATCGCGGTGGTGCAGCGGCTCGACGGGCCCGCGATCTGGGCATGGAAGACGAGCGGAGTCGCTTTTTTGGCGCTGTGGGCTGCGGCGAATGCGCGCGAAAGGAACGGCGGGCTGATCGCGGCGGCGCTTGGTTTCGGCGCGCTCGGCGACTGGCTGCTCGATGCGAAGGGGCTCGAGACGGGCGCGGTCGCGTTTGTGGTGGGGCACATCATCGCGATCACCCTGTATCTGACCAACCGGCGAGCCGCGACGACGGCGTCGCAGCGCCTGCTCGGCTGGCTGGCGATGCCCGCGACGCTGGTGATCGTCTGGGGCATGCTGAGCCCCGCGCCCGGATGGTGGCACGCCGCCGTCTATTCGCTGTTCGTCGCCGCGATGGCGTCCGCCGCTTGGACGAGCCGTTTTCCGCGCTATCGCACCGGGGTCGGAGCGATGCTCTTCCTCGCGAGCGATCTGTTCATCTTCGCGGGCGAGGGCGCGGTGTTGAGCAAGGACGTCACCATGTGGTTCGTCTGGCCGCTCTATTTTGCGGGGCAGGCGCTGATCGCATGGGGCGTGATAGCGAGCCTCACCGTAGAAGAGAAGTAG
- the trmFO gene encoding methylenetetrahydrofolate--tRNA-(uracil(54)-C(5))-methyltransferase (FADH(2)-oxidizing) TrmFO gives MVAHDIHIIGGGLAGSEAAWQLAEAGYRVRLSEMRGGGDMTPAHQGDALAEMVCSNSFRSDDGDSNAVGLLHREMRSLGSIIMREADATKVPAGSALAVDRDLFSGGVTRALENHPNVTIVRERIDTLPIEGLTIVATGPLTAVGLAASIGAATGKDALAFFDAIAPIVYRDSIDMNVAWMASRWDKVGPIGDGKDYINCPMDKDQYHAFVQGLVDGEKTDFKDWEKDTPYFEGCMPIEVMAERGPETLRFGPMKGVGLDNPRTGRWPYAVVQLRQDNALGTLWNMVGFQTKLKHGAQVELFRTIPGLEKAEFARLGGLHRNSFIRSPELLDGQLRLKSAPHIRFAGQITGCEGYVESAAIGLVAARFAIAELGGLTLPPPPPETALGALLGHITGGADASSYQPMNVNFGLFPPLAEDVRKMDRKLGYTQRAGTKLAEWIKQAEGIAA, from the coding sequence ATAGTGGCGCACGACATTCACATCATCGGCGGCGGTCTCGCGGGCTCCGAGGCGGCGTGGCAGCTCGCCGAGGCGGGCTATCGCGTGCGCCTCTCCGAAATGCGCGGGGGCGGCGACATGACCCCGGCGCATCAGGGCGACGCGCTCGCCGAGATGGTGTGCTCCAACAGCTTCCGCAGCGACGATGGCGACAGCAATGCCGTCGGCCTCCTCCACCGCGAAATGCGGTCGCTGGGCTCGATCATCATGCGCGAGGCCGACGCCACGAAAGTGCCCGCGGGCTCGGCGCTTGCGGTCGACCGCGATCTCTTCTCCGGCGGCGTCACCCGCGCGCTCGAAAACCACCCGAACGTCACCATCGTCCGCGAACGCATCGACACGCTCCCCATCGAGGGTCTGACCATTGTCGCCACCGGCCCGCTCACCGCCGTTGGCCTCGCCGCCAGCATCGGCGCCGCAACGGGCAAGGACGCGCTCGCCTTTTTCGACGCGATCGCGCCCATCGTCTACCGCGACAGCATCGACATGAACGTCGCGTGGATGGCGAGCCGCTGGGACAAGGTCGGGCCGATCGGCGACGGCAAGGATTATATCAACTGCCCGATGGACAAGGACCAGTATCACGCCTTCGTCCAGGGGCTGGTCGACGGCGAAAAGACCGATTTCAAGGACTGGGAAAAGGACACGCCCTATTTCGAGGGCTGCATGCCGATCGAGGTGATGGCCGAGCGTGGCCCGGAAACATTGCGCTTCGGCCCGATGAAAGGCGTCGGTCTCGATAATCCGCGCACCGGGCGCTGGCCCTATGCCGTGGTCCAGCTCCGCCAGGACAATGCGCTAGGCACGCTGTGGAACATGGTCGGCTTCCAGACCAAGCTCAAGCACGGCGCGCAGGTCGAGCTGTTTCGCACGATCCCGGGACTCGAAAAGGCGGAATTCGCGCGCCTCGGCGGTCTCCACCGCAACAGCTTCATCCGCTCGCCCGAACTGCTCGACGGCCAGCTCCGGTTGAAATCGGCGCCGCATATCCGCTTCGCCGGCCAAATCACCGGCTGCGAAGGCTATGTCGAAAGCGCCGCGATCGGCCTCGTCGCCGCGCGCTTCGCGATCGCCGAGCTCGGCGGCCTTACCCTGCCCCCGCCGCCGCCCGAAACCGCGCTCGGCGCGCTGCTTGGCCACATAACCGGCGGCGCCGATGCGTCTTCCTACCAGCCGATGAACGTCAATTTCGGCCTCTTCCCGCCGCTCGCCGAGGATGTGCGCAAGATGGATCGCAAGCTGGGCTATACCCAGCGCGCGGGCACGAAGCTCGCGGAGTGGATAAAGCAGGCCGAAGGCATCGCGGCCTAA
- a CDS encoding hydrogen peroxide-inducible genes activator yields MHNYLPSLKQMQYLVALHEHGHFGRAADACNVTQSTLSAGIRELETLLGQTLVERTRRVVRFTMLGNAIVEKAHRVLREAEELADMAAAASAPLVGELRMSVIPTIAPFLLPGLLPRLRKERPSLKLFLREEPSAQACESLHHGTVDCVLLALPYACGDVESEKLFDDALFVAFPGEQSEDLPAMVSADQLDPAQMLMLEDGHCLKDHVLAACNRPELRAGARMMGTSLHTLVQMVDNGLGITMLPQMAIEAGILDHTDIDTRPLDSEHDWRTIALVWRKGSPRADEFRLLADIFRKHQVA; encoded by the coding sequence ATGCACAATTACCTCCCCTCGCTGAAGCAGATGCAATATCTCGTTGCGCTCCACGAGCACGGCCATTTCGGTCGCGCCGCCGACGCGTGCAACGTCACCCAGTCGACGTTGTCGGCGGGCATCCGCGAGCTTGAGACGCTCCTTGGCCAGACGCTCGTCGAACGCACCCGCCGCGTCGTGCGCTTCACCATGCTCGGCAACGCGATCGTCGAAAAGGCACATCGCGTGCTGCGCGAGGCCGAGGAACTCGCCGATATGGCGGCCGCCGCATCGGCGCCGCTCGTCGGCGAGCTTCGCATGAGCGTCATCCCGACGATCGCGCCCTTCCTCCTCCCCGGCCTGCTACCGCGGCTGCGTAAGGAACGCCCGTCGCTGAAGCTCTTCCTGCGCGAGGAACCGAGCGCGCAGGCTTGCGAGTCGCTGCACCATGGCACGGTCGACTGCGTGCTGCTCGCGCTCCCCTACGCTTGCGGCGATGTCGAGAGCGAGAAGCTCTTCGACGATGCGCTCTTCGTCGCCTTTCCGGGCGAACAGAGCGAAGACCTGCCCGCGATGGTCAGCGCCGACCAGCTCGACCCGGCGCAGATGCTGATGCTCGAGGACGGGCATTGCCTGAAGGACCATGTCCTCGCCGCGTGCAACCGCCCCGAATTGCGCGCCGGGGCGCGGATGATGGGCACCTCGCTCCACACGCTCGTCCAGATGGTCGACAATGGGCTCGGCATCACGATGCTGCCGCAAATGGCGATCGAGGCGGGCATCCTCGATCATACCGACATCGACACGCGCCCGCTCGATTCGGAGCATGACTGGCGCACCATCGCGCTCGTCTGGCGCAAGGGCAGCCCGCGCGCCGACGAATTCCGCCTGCTGGCCGACATTTTCCGGAAGCATCAGGTGGCATGA
- a CDS encoding molybdenum cofactor biosynthesis protein MoaE, protein MIRVSVHSSAIEVAAEFDLHDAGGHGASASFIGRVRGDDGLAELFLEHHPVMTEAGVGSLAHAAADRWKLSALTLIHRVGAIAPGETIVLVLASSAHRAEALAACEFLIDRLKTDVMLWKRETFADGRVAWVEPREGDHGRAERWG, encoded by the coding sequence ATGATCCGGGTATCGGTCCATTCATCGGCGATCGAGGTCGCCGCCGAGTTCGATCTGCACGATGCGGGCGGGCATGGCGCCAGCGCGAGCTTTATCGGACGCGTGCGCGGCGACGACGGATTGGCCGAGCTGTTTCTTGAGCATCATCCGGTCATGACCGAGGCCGGAGTGGGCAGTCTAGCCCATGCGGCGGCGGACCGGTGGAAGCTGTCGGCGCTGACATTGATCCATCGCGTCGGCGCGATAGCGCCGGGCGAGACGATCGTGCTCGTGCTCGCGAGCAGCGCACACCGCGCCGAGGCGCTGGCGGCGTGCGAGTTTCTGATCGACCGGCTGAAGACCGATGTGATGCTGTGGAAGCGCGAGACGTTCGCCGACGGGCGGGTGGCGTGGGTCGAACCGCGCGAAGGCGACCACGGTCGCGCTGAACGGTGGGGTTAG
- a CDS encoding MoaD/ThiS family protein produces the protein MALNIAYFSWVRERMGVADETVDVPVGVGDVGALIGWLAARDARGALAFAEPHRIRAAIDGVMMGPDAPLSGARELALFPPVTGG, from the coding sequence ATGGCGCTGAACATCGCTTATTTTTCCTGGGTCCGCGAACGGATGGGGGTGGCCGACGAGACGGTCGATGTGCCCGTGGGCGTCGGCGACGTCGGCGCGCTGATCGGGTGGCTGGCCGCGCGCGACGCGCGGGGCGCGCTGGCCTTTGCCGAGCCACACCGCATCCGCGCCGCGATCGACGGGGTGATGATGGGTCCCGATGCGCCGCTGTCGGGTGCGCGGGAGCTTGCGCTGTTTCCGCCGGTGACGGGGGGATGA